The genomic stretch GAAGCTTACGTCTGATCGACCTGCAGTGCCAAGCCGAATTTCTGCTCGTATCCTTCTAAGGTCGAAAAGATCTTATCAACCTGCTTGCTCGTAAACGGCCATCTGAGCGCACGGAAGCCGATCCTGTTCATGGTCTTGCGAGCCTTCCCTGGATCTAGCTTTGTCTTCAAGTCCTCTAGGTCTCGAAGGCATTGTTTGAGCGATTCGAACAGACCCTGGGTGGTAGAGAGACGCGTCTTGTCCTGGCTGTCGAGAAGCTGCTTGTTCGTCTCCAGGATGTGGGTGATGTCGCCGACTTTTCTCTGCACACGCTCGATATCGTCCTTTGCGTCCTTGACGGCCATAGAGTACTGGAAGCAGAGCGAGGCGATCTTAGCGGACATGTCGATTACCGCGATGACGCTCGCTGCGCCCGAAAGGCCATCCATGATGCGAGGTCTGCGACGGAGACGGAGTACACCAGTAGATCGCGGTTCGCGTCGTTGTAGGCTGACCGAGCAGCCAGGCCGCTGTCAGGCTGAGAGCAGTGCTGCGATCCATTCTCAACTGCACAAGGCTAAGAAGGGAGGCACAGCTAAGCGCTGCAGCATCGCGGGGGCATGTACAGAAGAGGCGAGACGATGCTAGGGTTTGCACAGCCACAGTTGTGTCAGCCACAGTAAGTTAATTGCAGTCGAGATGATTACGTGTGATGTGCGGAGTCGCTTTCCGCTAGCCGAAGTCTCAAGTGGGGTAACGATCTTGCATAGAAATGGGTGTTACAGCCGACACAAGGCTGGTTATAGCTTACTGCACGATAGTGGTGCTCCTAAGGCTAGACAAAATCCCTCTATAAGTATAGTAGGTAGCAAGGCTACTCCAATAGAACTGCAGCGAAGAAACACTGTTATGCACAAAACGAAGGCTGCTTGTAACTTTCGCAAAGCAAGGGCCATAGCAACATAAGTTTTACTTAGAAGGGGTGGGATATATCTATGAATAGCTATGGAACATTACTAATACAGACTTATGGCAAGCATCGGCGTGTGTGAAGAAAGCAATATGCTCAAAGTCAAAGTGCCCCTCATTTGTCCCAGCACGGAGGGTGTCCCAGCACTCAGGGACGGACGTTATCCATACATCCCCCATCTAAACAAAGCTAGCCGTATCAGGTGTGATATCAAAGTACATGCGTTCCTCATCGCCATTGTAAATGGCATCATAAGTACCCGTAAAGTTAACCGCACGCCTAAAACTATTGTCAGCAAACGTCTTTCTCGCACATGTACATATGAAAATATAACTTACGTTCCAGCCTGCTCATTCGCAGCCTGCAGGAAGCTAACATAGATCTTGCCCGGGTAATCATCGGAGCCAGCCTTTCGCTCGCTCAACTTGGCCGCCACGCCGTTCTCTTTCGGTCCTTCGAGAATCTCGCAGCTCTCGTAGACGTTGTATTTGCGGGCCTCGGAGTAGTTCTCTCGGCCCTTGCAGTGCGCTTTCACGCCTGTGATGTCGCCCACGGCGTTCTTGGCTGACGGCACCTCGACGTCGAAGCCGTATTGGCAGCCGTCGGCTTGGCAGAGGGCTTCCCAGTTGGTGACGTGCCATTTCCAGCTGAAGTCTGGGAAGGTTGGGTTGCCGTCTGGGATGGTGGCGGGGGCTGCGAGGGCGGCGGCGGAGAGGGTGAGGAGGGTGGTGAAGGAGACCATGGTGGATTATGTTGTTTGGGTTGTGAGTGGGATTATTGTATTAGAAAAGATTGCGAAAAGCGAGTGTGAGAAGAAGCCGGCGAGGTGGATAGACTGGATTGTTATCGCGTTTGGATGATGACTTTGGCCCCCGAGGAGGTCTCTCATTATATATACACCTAACGGTAGCAATCGCATGTTGCATTTACATACTTACGTATTCGATCACCCTGCCTTGACGTACCCATACATATCCAGGCATCCATGTTATTAGATTCGGATCTCGGTCCCAGTCTCGTAAAACGTTTACCTTGAACACGACCAAAAAGGGTTCGCACGGAGCCCTGGAGTCTGCCGATTTTGCCGCAAAATTACGGACTGCACCGTTACGGCAAGGATGCCGTGGCGAAAACCCCGGCAAAAAACGTCATTTCCTTCGTTTTAGGGAGGAAGGCGCCGCATAAACAAAGCTAGCGTTCTAAACAACGGCAACGGGGTTGGACCTCGGAGAAAACGTCTTAGTCGGTCTATTTTTGGCATCGCCAGGTCACGTTTGTACTATATTCCCACGTGCACGTACTTTCTGCGCTGGAAATTGGGAGATGCTTTTGATCGCCAAGCTGAGCTTGGTAAAAATAGAATGGTGTTTCGATGGGACGACGGTCGCATATCGCGCATAGTCTACACGACACAGCCCCATGTTTGTCTCATTTCCAAGATCTGTTCTGGCTGCAGTGGACGTGGAAACATCTAGTAGCTTCTTGACGGGAGTGCTTGTTGTTTGTTCTGGCTTCAACCGATGATCATGCGTTGTAACTTATTATGATGAGCCGGCACACTGGGTGAAGACCGACGCGTTGTTGAAAGGAGGTCAGCGATCATCCACTCAGTGATTTACAGGTAAGACATGGGCAGTGAGCATTACGAGACCAACATACCAGAGCTCATTGCGCTTGCGATGCGGCAGGTTCAAAGCAGGTTGTGCATTATCTTTCATGTTACCACAGCCGGCTGGAAGACCCCTGATGGCTTCCAGAGAGATGGCACAATCACTGTGGGGAAAATGAATCGTTCCGTCTTGAGGCATACATGGGCAATCCGATGAAGGATTATAAACTTGACATCGTAAAGTGTTTACAAAGTTACCCATCTTTGACGTGCCATTCCGTGAGATTCCCTTTTGTTGTGAACTACATGACAACCTCTCCCCATTATAGCGAACGTGAGACCACCTCCTCGTGTTCAAACCAGAACCCACGAGCGGCAGAAGACCCCATTTGACCGCGACAGTGATGACCGTACCATTTGCGTCCGAGCAGGCAGAGGTGTTAGGTAACAACATCCCCACACTTCTATCAATAGTAATGTCGATCCATGCGTGCCGGGACGCACGGTGTAACGGGACGCTTTCTCTTCCGGGCCTTCGGATTGTCCCTAGTGTTCTCTAATACAGATAAGTGCAATGCGCATCTATTTTGCAGCTCTTGTTCTTTCAGCACGTCAGTCTCCGACGCTCAAAAACGTGTTGTTAACTGTGCTGTCGCTCGTTTTATCAACACCGTCTCCTAACTCTCCTCTATTACTCCCCTGCTTATTTATGACAGCACATATCTAAGAAGAGCTTGGTAAGCTGGGAAGGAAGCTAAGATAGCAGAGATTAAGACTGCGGTCTCGAAAGGTTGATTTAGAGTGATAAGGATACATCCCAGCAGTTTCTCCGCGTAGATAGCAAATTTGTAAGAACGCGTCCAAAAGGCCTTGCGTCTTTGGCAGCTCTTAGTATGCGGCAGGTTGTCTTCTATAAATTTACTCACACTCGACTCGCCAGCTGCTCAGGATACTAAGCGATAACTGTGTATTAGGGTGTTCCTCGCCAAGAACCTGCTCACGCAGCTGTAAGCATCTTTCTATCAGTGCAAAAGCCTCTTCGTGACGAGCTTGCGACTGCAGCGTGAAGGCGAGATTATGCATGCTGTTCAGCGTGTCAGGATGCTCATCGCTAAGCACTCTCTTGCTCGTCTGTAGCACTTGCACCTGCAGCTCTTCGGCCTCCTTCCATCGCCCTTGGTTCCTGTACGTCGCCGCTAGGTTGGCCATGCTGGTCAGCGTGGAAGGATGCTCGTCGGTAAGCACTCTCTTCCTCGTCTGCATCACTTGCACCTGCAGCTCTTCAGCCTCCTTCCATCGCCCTTGGTTCCAGTACGTCAACGCTAGGTTGTTCATGCTGGTCAGAGTGTCAGGATGCTCGTCGGTAAGCACTCTCTTCCTCGTCTGCATCACTTGCACCTGCAGCTCTTCGGCCTCCTTCCATCGCCCTTGGTTCCAGTACGTCAACGCTAGGTTGTTCATGCTGCTCAGCATGTCAGGATGCTCGTCGGTAAGCACTCTCTTGCTCGTCTGCAGCACTTGCACCTGCAGCTCTTCAGCCTCCTTCCATCGCCCTTGGTTCCAGTACGTCAATGCTAGGTTGTTCATGCTGGTCAGAGTGTCAGGATGCTCGTCGGTAAGCACTCTCTTCCTCGTCTGCATCACTTGCACCTGCAGCTCTTCAGCCTCCTTCCATCGCCCTTGGTTCCAGTACGTCAACGCTAGGTTGTTCATGCTGCTCAGCATGTCAGGATGCTCGTCGGTAAGCACTCTCTTGCTCGTCTGCAGCACTTGCACTTCCAGCTCTTCAGCCTCCTTCCATCGCCCTTGGTTCCTGTACGTCGCCGCTAGGTTGGCCATGCTGGTCAGCGTGTTAGGATGCTCGTCGCTAAGCACTCTCTTGCTCGTCTGTAGCACTTGCATTTCCAGCTCTTCGGCCTCCTTCCATCGCCCTTGGTTCCTGTACGTCGCCGCTAGGTTGGCCATGCTGGTCAGCGTGGAAGGATGCTCGTCGGTAAGCACTCTCTTCCTCGTCTGCATCACTTGCACCTGCAGCTCTTCAGCCTCCTTCCATCGCCCTTGGTTCCAGTACGTCAACGCTAGGTTGTTCATGCTGGTCAGAGTGTCAGGATGCTCGTCGGTAAGCACTCTCTTCCTCGTCTGCATCACTTGCACCTGCAGCTCTTCGGCCTCCTTCCATCGCCCTTGGTTCCAGTACGTCAACGCTAGGTTGTTCATGCTGGTCAGAGTGTCAGGATGCTCGTCGGTAAGCACTCTCTTCCTCGTCTGCATCACTTGCACCTGCAGCTCTTCAGCCTCCTTCCATCGCCCTTGGTTCCAGTACGTCAATGCTAGGTTGTTCATGCTGGTCAGAGTGTCAGGATGCTCGTCGGTAAGCACTCTCTTCCTCGTCTGCATCACTTGCACCTGCAGCTCTTCGGCCTCCTTCCATCGCCCTTGGTTCCAGTACGTCGCCGCTAGGTTGTTCATGCTGCTCAGCATGTCAGGATGCTCGTCGCCAAGCACTCTCTTCCTCGTCTGCATCACTTGCACATATAGCTCTTCGGCCTCCTCATACCGTCCGTCACTAAACAGAGCCGTAGCACATTTTGATGCAAGGCGTGTTCTTTCTTCGTCGTTATTATCCGCCGAACTATGTGACAAAGCATACTGGGCATGCGGAAGCAGTCGTCTCCACTTGCTTCTGTTACTATGGTCATCGTCTGGAAACACTTGAAGTAGCTGTGTGATAGTGCGTTGAGTCCATTCTTGGAGCTGTCCCTGCATTTGCAGTCGCTTACGTAGGGCTTGATGGACGAGTCGATGAAGATCTAGCGCAGACTCAGCAGGTCGTCTGGTGACAAGCGCATACTTATCAAGCATCCTAATAGCATCTTCTCTTGCTTGCATCGAGACTGCCTCTAGAAGATCAAGCGAGATGTCCTTTCGGTCTACGCATGCAGCAAGAAACAGACAGTCTGCGGCAAACGCATGATCACGGCTAATCTGGTCTATGGAGAGAAACAGTGCAGCAGCTACAGGGCCTTCCACGCCAGACTCTTGTATTCTGCCTTCAGACGAGTCACCGCTGTGCTCGATAGCTGGTTCTTTATAATCATCTAGTCGTGATCGATACTCTTGCACTGTTATACCGCTAGCCTCTATATAGGCCGCTGCTTGCATAACTGCTAGAGGCAGATACGATAGCTCTCTAAGCAGGTGCTCGGCTTCCAGCTGCTCAATGTTCGCGAGCGTCTTCGCTAAGCGGACTTGCAGCATTCTTAGCGCTGCATCTAGTGTTAACTTTCGCAGCGTTATGATGTTCTGTAAAGCGAGCGCCTGAGCTGTAGCGCTGTTCGTTGTTGTGAAGATGACAGAACATAGTTTAGACTGCGGTAAACAATCGGCCAGATCTGAGGCTTCTGTCGTGCATGAGCCGCTAGATCGCAGGGTGGTGTGCTCTGTATTGTCGAAGATCATTAAGCATTTTCGGGCACTAATCTCTACTAGACAGCGTTTCAGAAGCTGCTTCATGTCGGCCTGGTCGTCGTCCCAGCCTAGAACGCTAATCTTCTGCGCAACACTTGCATAggcagagatgtcaacaagcaagtcaagctggcttgattcttatcgattgcagatcacagacaatatagaggctcgtgcacagtggcacgtcccagagaatggtctgtgatctgcaatcgataagaatcaagccagcttgacttgcttgttgacatctctgtGCATAGGACTGGTAGAGACTGTCTTTGTCGCTTGCGTCCATCCAAAAGACCAAGCAGTTCTTGTTGTTCTGCCTTGTTCTGTGCGCAACCTCGAGCGCGAGCTGCGACTTGCCAGTTCCGCCAGGTCCAACGATTGCTAGTGTGGTCGTGGTCTGGTCGTTGCTAAAGAGCTTTGCTTCTAGCTCGGCGAGCTGTGACTCTCGGCCTACAAAGCGGGGGTTTCGTGAGAAGGGAATGATCGACGGTGCGTCAACAGCTCCCTCCAATTCAGCCCGCAGTCTGCGTCGTGCACTCTCCTGTCCTTCGCCATACGTGGTGGGCATAGAGACACCAAGAATCCCAAGCAGGCAGTATACAACGTCTTCCCCTTCCGTTGTTCTGCGACTTTCGGCCCATCTCTCTCGCTCGGATGTACTGAACTCGTGTAAAGGACAGTTACGCAACGCCGCGAGCGGGATGTTAGTAATCTCGTGGATAAGCTGGTCGAGCGACGCTTTGTCGCCTATGGGATATCCTTCACGTGAGAAGAAATCGACTGACGCTGGCGCAATCAGCTCTTGCAGGGTCCATCCCCGAGTGAACCATGCGCTTGCACGGAATAACGCTTCCCAGTCGCTGCGTTGGACCGGCTCTGCCTCAGTCGACACCGAGACGTCTAGCAAGAAGACGTAGCATTGCGCCGCATTCTTGTACCACTGGAACATCGAGTTAATAGCCTTCGAGCGCTCATTGTTGTTCCACCTGTCGATGCAGCAAGTGTCGATCCAGAAGTACTGCAGATTGTCCTGGGCTGCTTGATTAGCACAGAACCTAAGCTTTCGATAGCCttcttccttctccttgtaGGTTCCGTTTAATATGTCTTCGATAAGGATCTCAGCGTCGCTCCATCTGTGCGACAGAATGGCGTAGGGTGGGATCGTCTTGCCGCGGAAATCCGTTAAGACGAGCCTTCCCAGCGCGTCATAGTGGAGAAGCCGCATAGCGTCTGCAATCTTGGCTTAGCAAAGGAAAGGCGAGGCGAGAACGACTTCGGTGGTGTCGAGAGTAGAAAGGCATCGTCGTGATAGAGCGAAGCAGGTGGAGGAAGCTTACGCTGGGCTGTTGCTAAGGCTGACTGTCGCGGCGGTGCATGCGACCAGGCTGAGCGGATGCTGGGCACATCGCGCCGCTTCACGACTTGCGCTGGATTACTGCGCACATGGGCAGGTGCCAGCAGAAGAATAGTTCTACTTAGACTGCCATCGTAGCGTCTCACGACACTGATGTTAGCGAGGAAGGGTAGTTAGGGATGTAGGTCGTGTTTTCTTGTTGCACGACTGGACCAACAGCTAGCAAAGTGCTCAGATCTGCCATTCTTAGCCACAGCGTGCAGGGTGGGCTCGTGAATATCTTAGCACGCTACTGCAAGCTACTTCGTGGCAAGAGCTGCTAACAGCGCACAATTTGTTTTACGCGTTTTGATGATTTTAATGTTTGTGCGGAGAAACTATCGGGATGTGCATTATTCACTTTGAATTAATCTTTTGAAGCGGCAGTCTCGGTCTTTGTTATCTTAGCTTACTTTGTAGCCTACCGAACTCTCCACAGATAAGTCTCGCGGAGGATAAATAGGAAGGTGTTGGAGGAGAATAGGTGAATAGCAGTGACAGAACGGGCGACAGCATAGCTAATAACGCCCTTTTCGGCGTCGGAGACTAACGTGCTAAGAGAACGAGGGCTGCAGAATAGGAGCGCATAGCACTTGTTTGTATTCGAGAACACTGGGGGCAATCCGAGGGTCCGGAAAAGAAAGCGTCCCGTTACACCGTGCGTCCCGGCACGCGTGGATTGACATTAACTACAAACAATGTTATGTTACACTGAAGTTGTCAGCCTGGCACCTCAGTTCACCTGGTACACTGTGAACTGTATCTCACGTGACTCCTCGTCACCTGCTTACTCATCTCGGTTGTGTATATAATCGCTCTATGTAGCTctctcaatacaacaaccttcttcctctcttcTGCCCTGTCCTACATCCGACAGAAGTCACTACTAGCTGATGACGACACGCATGCTGAGAATTGCAAATTCATGAGATAACTAATAAAACATTCTAGAATCATCTACTCCACCGCATATCCTCCAATCCCCCACCCCCATCTACTCAAACACATCCGTAGCAAACCTCTCATTCCTCAACTCATCAAACCATACCCTCGTCCTCGCATCATCCGCCTCAACACCTTCCTTCTCAAGGTGCCTCTCCTTCGCCACCCTTATAAGCGTCTCCTGCACACCATTGCCTACATTGCGGGACCCGCAGACAAACAGCTTAGCCCCTGCATCAAATAATTTGACCACATCGGCACGGTCGTGGTACACGCGATCTTGCACGTACTTGCAGCCATGCGACTCCTCAGGTTGGCGGGAAAAGGCGTAGCGGATGGATACCGCGCCCATATCTTCCCAGCGCTTGAGGAGATCAGCGTACATGAGGTCGGTGGTGGGTGTGCGGCAGCCGTAGAAGAGGATGGCGGGCGCGAGGTTGCGGCCGGCTGCGACTTGTGCGGCACGTTCTTGGATGAAGCCGCGGAAGGGTGCGAGGCCGGTGCCTGCTGCTATCATGATGATGGGGATCTTCTCCGGGTCCTTGGGGAGGTGGAACGCCTTGTGTGACTGGCGGACGCTGACGTGGAGTCTATCGCCCGCGGTGAGGTTGGCGAGGTAGTTTGTGGCGACGCCGACGTGGTGTCCGCGACCGCTGAGTGCTACGTCGTTTACGACCGAGTATGTGAGTGTGACGTTGGATGGGTTCCAGATGGGCGACGATGAGATGGAGTATTGTCGTACGCGCATGGGTGGCAGCATCTTCAGAAAGACACCGAGGGGTAGCTTGGTAGATGGGAATTGTTCGAGGAGGTCGAGGATGGATACTCGCTTTGCTGTTATCTCTGAGCTGAATGCTTCGTCGGCTAGGCGGGTGAGTTCCTTCTTTTCGGTATCGTCGGTTGTGGTATCGATCAGGGCTTGGACATTGCGCTTGCTCGCTGGTTGAGCAAGCTCCACGTAGGCGCCGAGGACAGCATTGGCGCTGACTGGTATATCGGTTGGTAGTGTGGTTGGGCCATTCGTGGATATGGTGAGCATTGAATCCCAAGTCAAGCCAAAGTATCGCATGGTACGCTGGATGTTCTGCTTGGGGTTCAAAGGTAGGATGGCCAGGTAATCACCCGCCGTGTATGACATGCTTGATGGGAGGCTTATCTCGATATGCCTCTTCTCACTCGCATCAGATGTGGAAAGAACCTGGACATTCTCTACAACGGCCTCGTAGACATCTTGACGGAGCGTAGACGATCTGGGTGCCGAAATTTCGACGTCGAGATTGGTCTCCAATGAGCCTTCACCAGTAGCTTGCTCTGATCCGTACTTGGCGCGTAGAGCTGGCCACAGGATCTGGTCTTCCCAAGTCTCGAATGCAGTAAAGATGTCACCTTCTGCGGCATCAGCAACGCCCATGTCGGCTACCCTAGTCGCAGCGCGTTCCTCCAGAGTGGCGTCAATGTACTTGGGGATCTTCTGATATGTCTTCGCCCAATCACGGTGGCCACATCCGAAGACTGCGTATGAGACATTCTCCagctccttctccttcaGGGTGGCTAGCCAGCTGACAAAATGCGCTGCATTATCTGCGGGAGCTCCTTCATAAGACGGGGTGACGATTACGACAGGTTTGTCGGTCGGTAGATTCTCGCGCACAGTATCCAAAGTGTCTACCACCTCTGCAGTGAAACCATGCTGTGCAGCATCACTGGCAAGGCGGTTAGCCAGCGCCTCGCAAGTCCCTGTGTTCGAACCATAGTAGATGGCTATCGGCTTTCCCTTTGCGGCCTTTCCGTCTGATACTTTGGCGGTACCACTGGTGCTCTTAGTGGAGTCTGGCCGGTTGGCAGTGGCTGATGCTAAAGATGTCTTGAGGCCTGTAGCTGAGATTCCGCTGCGAAGAGTTGCGCGCATGTAAAAGTCCTTGGGCTTGATGGTCAAAGCCTGCTTGATTTGGAGTTGGTATGAAGGGTCGTCCATTGAAAAGTTCAAGTTCTGCAGCAGGAGGACGAGCACCAGGAGAGCTTCTTGCCAGGCAAAGGCTCTTCCGATACATGCGCGCATGCCGTTTCCAAAGGGCTTCCAGCAATTGGGGAACTCCTTGTTGCGTCGCTCAAACTCCTCATCGAGCATCCTCTCTGGACGGAACTCTTCAGCGTCTTCTCCGTATACAGCAGGATCCCGATGAATCTAAAAGTGATGTTAACAGGCGCTCAGTCTCCATGTGAAGGGTGAGTAATGGATAACGTACCATGGGGAAGAGACAAATGATTGGCTGCCCAGCCTTTACGGCATATTTACCGCCAATGGTGGTGTCTTCCTTTGCGGTAAGATTGATAGCTGGGGCAGTTGGCTGAAGTCGAAGAGTTTCTCGAAGCACAGCTGTCAGGTAAGGAACACGTGATAAGTGATCAACATTGACTGGACCTTTGCCAACGACATTGTCGACCTCTTGCTGTGCTTTTTGGTATACGTCCGGATTCCTTAGCAGGTAGTAAAATGCGAATGACAATAAGCCGGAAGTTGTTTCATGCCCAGCAATCAAAAATGTAATCATGTTGTCCATGACGCTTTCTTCCTATGGGATGTGAGTAAAGATTTGTGCATTAACGAGCGTGTTGGCTTACAGTCATCTTCTTTCCAGTTTTCGGATCAACACCTTTCAACATGCCATTGAGCAGGTCCTTTTTGTCTGTAGGGTTCTTCTTTCTCGTCTCGACGACCTCAAGACTAGTCTTGCGCAGTAAGTCAATATCCCTCCAGTACTTCTGGGTCTCGGCGCTGTAGAACATTTGCATGATGGGGTCTCTCCTTGCTCGGTCCCCGCTGGTCTTGAGGAAATCCACCATTGCGTCGATGAATGGATGCATCTCGTTTGTGTAATACGAGTTGAAACGGTAGTCCATAGCACATAGCGCGATGGTGTCGAGAGTCAGGCGCGTGAAGTCGTCGGTGACGTTGATCTGGTGTCCTGCTCCATATCTCGCCCACTTCATGACAAGCTGAGAAGAAATGTCGTGCATGTCGTCGAACATGCCGCGAATGGCAAGTGGTCCGAGCGCTGGTAACAGCACGCGATGTGCGATGCCCCAATTTTCTTCTTCGGCATGCGCTGTGAAGAGACCATCGTGTACACCGTTGCGCACTTCGACCAGTGCAGCTACAACGTTCTTTCTAAATCGTTCCTCATCGCAAACCTCGTTCATGAGTGCTTGGCTTGCAATCATGATACGTTCGCCGCCGACGCCAAGAGTGAATTTCCATATTGGGCCTTGACTGGTCAGTCTGTTGTTACAAATGCTCAGAGCTTCCAATGCTCACTCACCATACTGCAACGTCAGGTTGCAAAAAGATAATATTGGGACTGTCGGGTCAATGTCTTTGAGATTGCCCAGTAGAGGTAGGCCGGGAGGACCAGGTATTGGCTCAGTAGCGGATGCCATCTTAGATGGTCTCGAAGGTGTGTGTGATGGAAATGAAAGCTAAACATGTGTTTTACCTCAAGGCGAGGATGACTATATCTATATGCCCGAGCCAAGGACCTCAGGCATGTGATATTGTCATAGCATAGACGACCGAAACACAGTAGACACCTTCGCGCGCTCCGAGTGCTGCGTGCTTGATGCACTGGGACCACTATTTGGGACCACTACTGAGGCTCCGAGATCAAATGCCTCGGTTGACGTGGTAGATCTACAGTGCGGCGATTGGCTGCTTCGGTCGGAGTGGGCCATCGGACGTCTTAGTCACCGGACGGAGGGTCAAGGGTCATGTCGGCCGAGGCTGGCGCAGCTACAAGACAGTGTTTGAGAGCATCATGGCGATCTGGGCTTGTTAATGCTCCCTACAAAGTTTGCAGGCTAAGCAGTGTCACTGCGGAAGCGTAGATGGGCATCTCCCGCCTGGTGGCGTCTTGCCGTGTCTGGTGGCATCTGATTGGCCGACGAGATTTGACTCTGTGAGTGCTGCGGGATTTCCCTTGTGCCTCAAACGTTTGCCGCGTAGAGCACCTCCTATCCCGGCTTTGGCTGATAGATGTTGGGCAGTCTCCATGTGCCTTCCATCTCGCTTTTCT from Pyrenophora tritici-repentis strain M4 chromosome 1, whole genome shotgun sequence encodes the following:
- a CDS encoding kinesin light chain 3; the encoded protein is MQAAAYIEASGITVQEYRSRLDDYKEPAIEHSGDSSEGRIQESGVEGPVAAALFLSIDQISRDHAFAADCLFLAACVDRKDISLDLLEAVSMQAREDAIRMLDKYALVTRRPAESALDLHRLVHQALRKRLQMQGQLQEWTQRTITQLLQVFPDDDHSNRSKWRRLLPHAQYALSHSSADNNDEERTRLASKCATALFSDGRYEEAEELYVQVMQTRKRVLGDEHPDMLSSMNNLAATYWNQGRWKEAEELQVQVMQTRKRVLTDEHPDTLTSMNNLALTYWNQGRWKEAEELQVQVMQTRKRVLTDEHPDTLTSMNNLALTYWNQGRWKEAEELQVQVMQTRKRVLTDEHPDTLTSMNNLALTYWNQGRWKEAEELQVQVMQTRKRVLTDEHPSTLTSMANLAATYRNQGRWKEAEELEMQVLQTSKRVLSDEHPNTLTSMANLAATYRNQGRWKEAEELEVQVLQTSKRVLTDEHPDMLSSMNNLALTYWNQGRWKEAEELQVQVMQTRKRVLTDEHPDTLTSMNNLALTYWNQGRWKEAEELQVQVLQTSKRVLTDEHPDMLSSMNNLALTYWNQGRWKEAEELQVQVMQTRKRVLTDEHPDTLTSMNNLALTYWNQGRWKEAEELQVQVMQTRKRVLTDEHPSTLTSMANLAATYRNQGRWKEAEELQVQVLQTSKRVLSDEHPDTLNSMHNLAFTLQSQARHEEAFALIERCLQLREQVLGEEHPNTQLSLSILSSWRVECE
- a CDS encoding CDC6, Cdc6-related protein, AAA superfamily ATPase, with the translated sequence MRLLHYDALGRLVLTDFRGKTIPPYAILSHRWSDAEILIEDILNGTYKEKEEGYRKLRFCANQAAQDNLQYFWIDTCCIDRWNNNERSKAINSMFQWYKNAAQCYVFLLDVSVSTEAEPVQRSDWEALFRASAWFTRGWTLQELIAPASVDFFSREGYPIGDKASLDQLIHEITNIPLAALRNCPLHEFSTSERERWAESRRTTEGEDVVYCLLGILGVSMPTTYGEGQESARRRLRAELEGAVDAPSIIPFSRNPRFVGRESQLAELEAKLFSNDQTTTTLAIVGPGGTGKSQLALEVAHRTRQNNKNCLVFWMDASDKDSLYQSYAQRCQQASQAGLILIDCRSQTILWDVPLCTSLYIVCDLQSIRIKPA
- a CDS encoding CysJ, Sulfite reductase, alpha subunit (flavoprotein); protein product: MASATEPIPGPPGLPLLGNLKDIDPTVPILSFCNLTLQYGPIWKFTLGVGGERIMIASQALMNEVCDEERFRKNVVAALVEVRNGVHDGLFTAHAEEENWGIAHRVLLPALGPLAIRGMFDDMHDISSQLVMKWARYGAGHQINVTDDFTRLTLDTIALCAMDYRFNSYYTNEMHPFIDAMVDFLKTSGDRARRDPIMQMFYSAETQKYWRDIDLLRKTSLEVVETRKKNPTDKKDLLNGMLKGVDPKTGKKMTEESVMDNMITFLIAGHETTSGLLSFAFYYLLRNPDVYQKAQQEVDNVVGKGPVNVDHLSRVPYLTAVLRETLRLQPTAPAINLTAKEDTTIGGKYAVKAGQPIICLFPMIHRDPAVYGEDAEEFRPERMLDEEFERRNKEFPNCWKPFGNGMRACIGRAFAWQEALLVLVLLLQNLNFSMDDPSYQLQIKQALTIKPKDFYMRATLRSGISATGLKTSLASATANRPDSTKSTSGTAKVSDGKAAKGKPIAIYYGSNTGTCEALANRLASDAAQHGFTAEVVDTLDTVRENLPTDKPVVIVTPSYEGAPADNAAHFVSWLATLKEKELENVSYAVFGCGHRDWAKTYQKIPKYIDATLEERAATRVADMGVADAAEGDIFTAFETWEDQILWPALRAKYGSEQATGEGSLETNLDVEISAPRSSTLRQDVYEAVVENVQVLSTSDASEKRHIEISLPSSMSYTAGDYLAILPLNPKQNIQRTMRYFGLTWDSMLTISTNGPTTLPTDIPVSANAVLGAYVELAQPASKRNVQALIDTTTDDTEKKELTRLADEAFSSEITAKRVSILDLLEQFPSTKLPLGVFLKMLPPMRVRQYSISSSPIWNPSNVTLTYSVVNDVALSGRGHHVGVATNYLANLTAGDRLHVSVRQSHKAFHLPKDPEKIPIIMIAAGTGLAPFRGFIQERAAQVAAGRNLAPAILFYGCRTPTTDLMYADLLKRWEDMGAVSIRYAFSRQPEESHGCKYVQDRVYHDRADVVKLFDAGAKLFVCGSRNVGNGVQETLIRVAKERHLEKEGVEADDARTRVWFDELRNERFATDVFE